The Onychomys torridus chromosome X, mOncTor1.1, whole genome shotgun sequence genomic interval CCTGCTGACctaagttcaacccccagaatcTATAAGGTAGGAGGTGACAATCAATagtgcaagttgtcttctgacttccataagCACACCATGGTATGAACATGCCCACATAGTCacatacaataaagaaataaatgtgaaaaaaaattagagcAAACCTGTCATAATTTagagtacttttaaaatttaatatattgtCTTCAGATAAAAAATATATCAGACATTAAATTGATCAGAACAGATACTATACTTGATTTTAACCATAAGGCTGAGATGGCAAATTATATCAGTTAtatcaacataaacaaatgcagtatatatactatatatgcacatattgtatatacacacacataaattatacAACCATATGGCTAGTTGATTGGAGCTCATTGTTGAGAGCTCTTGTTTATCCATCAGGTGTTTGCATGGGGTGGGGGATTTTTGAAGGAAGAACTATTAAGAGTTTGGTTTAAGAGTTGTAGAGGTCTGGGAAGAGCATGGCATTCAGTGGTGGGGTATTAGAATGGCTCAATGAATTAGAATGGGGTAAGTTCATCTGGCCAGGATGCTACCTACTATTTTTCTGGGGCCTCTGTTGAGGGCCCAGAGCCTGCATTTCTAAAGTCCCCAGAAGGAGCTGGTCCTTGGGAAGTGCATTTGCACTGCATGTATGACTTACATAATAAAGTCATAGACAACATAGGAAATTTAGAGGGAATCTCCTTTGACAGCTCTTCCCTTGTTCCTCCATACTTCTATTATCTGCTGCCTTCTTCCATTAACAGGAGTTCCTGTTGTGAGTCCTGCTTTGGTATCTCACCTGTCACAAGGACAAGTTCTGTTGGTATCAGATCCATCCCTCAGCACAGATCACACTGAGCACGCTGGTGAGCATAAAGGAAACATGAAGAAGCAGTAGGAAATTTGGGAGAGGGGTTGAGATTTGGGTTGGAGGGGGCTATTGAGCTCTTGGAGTTGAAGTTAGACTCAGGAAGATTAGCTAAACTTGTGGGGTCTAGGATTAGGGTAGAGGGCCCAGTTGAAACTCTGGTAATGAGGTGTGACTGCCCCCTTGCCAAAAGCAAAGGCATCTTCACAGCTCCTTTGATAAGCAATGTCCACAATCAGTGCTCTCCCACATTTCCTTCTGGTGCTTGCTTCTGATGGCTTACAGGCCCTTTGGTGCTCAGCAGTTGCAGGAGAGGGGATTATCAACAAAGGAAAGTAGCCTTTTTCCCAAGCCTTCTGTAAACTGTGTGTCTCATTTATCGTTTATTATTGTAGAAAGCACCTCGGTGACCTCCCACCAGAAGATGGGTGAAGAAGCCCAGCTGCAAGAGATGGCGTCCACGAGCTCCCCGAGGGCCAATGACCCCAGCGCTGAGGTCAAACAGAATGGGGactctgggggaaggggagggagccCACAAAGTCTGCCCATAGAACACCATTTTGCATGTAAAGAGTGTGGGGACACCTTCCGCCTTAAAGTGCTCCTTGTTCAGCACCAGAGGGTTCACAGTGAGGAgaagggctgggagtgtggcGATTGCGGGAAGGTCTTCAGGGGGGTATCAGAATTTAATGAGCATAGGAAGAGCCATGCAGCTTTGGCCGCTCAGCACGGGCCTGGCCCCAGTAAGGCTCTGGAAGATGCCTTGGAAAAGAGGGAGCAAATGGAGAGGGAGGCGAAGCCCTTTGAGTGTGAGGAGTGCGGGAAAAGGTTTAAGAAGAACGCAGGCCTTAGTCAGCACCTGAGGGTGCACAGCAGAGAGAAGCCTTTTGATTGTGAGGAGTGTGGGCAGTCCTTCAAAGCCAACACCCACCTCTTTCGACATCAGAAGCTTCATACTTCGGAAAAGCCCTTTGCGTGCAAGGCGTGCAGCAGGGATTTCCTGGACCGCCAGGAACTTCTCAAGCACCAGCGGATGCACACGGGCCACCTGCCCTTCGACTGCGATGACTGCGGCAAGTCCTTCCGTGGTATCAACGGCCTGGCAGAGCACCAGCGTATCCACAGCGGCGCCAAACCCTATGGCTGTCCTCACTGCGGCAAGCTGTTCCGGAGGAGCTCAGAGCTCACCAAGCACCGGAGGATCCACACGGGTGAGAAACCGTATGAGTGCAGCCAGTGCGGCAAGGCCTTCCGCCAGAGCTCCAGCCTGCTGGAGCACACGCGCATCCACAGCGGTGAACGGCCTTACGCTTGTGGCGAGTGCAGCAAGGCATTCAGGGGGCCTTCTGACCTCATCAAGCACCGGCGCATCCACAGTGGACTGAAACCCTATGAGTGCGACACGTGTGGCAAGGCCTTCCGGAGGAGCTCAGGCCTGAGCCGCCACAGGCGGATCCACAGTGGAGCCAGGCACTGTGAGTGCAGTGAGTGTGGTCGTGTGTTCAAGAGGCGCTCAGCACTGCAGAAGCACCAGCCCTCCCATCGGGAGTAGACACTGCCTTGGGACCTATAGCAGGGGTCCACAGAGGCCATGGCTCAGTCAAAGGAGATGAACTATTTTGTAGtgcttatatattttattgtgtgaGAGGTTGGAATGATTTGTACTGCCACCAGCAATTTATAAATGTTCATGTTTCCCACTACAACTATTGAGGGTAACTTTTACCATTTTAACATAGCTTGGCTACTTTTCCTGTCAGATAGTACTGTCAAGGTATTTTAATCTTCACATctagaatgagaagaaaaatctGCATATGGGGGTCTAGTAGGGAGATGGGAAGTCCTTTTCAAGCTCTACCCCTGAGTGCTGTTCAATGGCATCAATATGATAATGCACCTTTCTCGAAAGGAAAATTGCCCCAAGATTTTGGCCTACttgaatttataaaattttaggGATGTAAATAGATCAAATGccataatatttaatttattaatttagtttATAGATACATATTGTAAATCACATTATATGGAATAATATATTAATTTAGAGAATACTCTTTTTCACCATACTCCATTTGTTTCTAATTCTTCATGTGCATTTTTGACCTCACCAACATGGGAACCTGTTTGAGTCATCAGTCCCCTCTGTTTTGAGTATGGTAGCACTGTGACAATCCCTGCATGAGGCTCTCACCGGAAGTTTCCTCTCAAGCCATAAAAACGTATTCATATAACATTAGAACCattactttgtgtttttaaattagtaCTGTACCTACAACATAACCACTTAAAGTGGTGCTTTCCCAAATGGCCtttaaaaaggcttttttttttttttttttttacatttcatacATTACTTTTGGGTCACACTCCTAGTAAAACTTACTGAGCTggagaagaaaatttttttttttcggtcTCTCATTTTGCTAAGCCGATGTAATCCAATGTCCCCTATGAACACCATAAGCATCAGTTGGGGTTTGTCCTCACACAGTATCATCTTATTCAAAATAAAGTTAGATAGCACCCCCAAATGAGAAGGACATCATCAGGACTTAAGGCAAAGTGACTCCTCCTTCTTGGAAGATCCTCACCTGATATCAGACATAAATGGTACTTCAACCTTCCATTTGCAGCTGTGAAGTGGGGAGTAGTCATAGTCCCTACCTCCTAAGGTTCTCAAGGAGTGTGCCTTGCCTGCAAGAACGCTGCCTGGCAAGGAGATATACTCAGTGAAGGTCACTTACTGACATCCCACAGCTCATTAGTACCAGAAATAAGGATGGACCCTTGGGTCTCCTGACTATTAGTCTCATCTTTCATGCTATGACTTCAAtactatttctgttttcttgcaTGCAAATTATCCGTTCATCTCCTTTGACTAGATATCAAGTTACCTTTGGATATACTGACTTTATATAGTAGTTCTTTCTATATCAATTGTGATgttattttccaatttttattgctttgctttttttttagtacttttattacatttttgttgtGCAGGCTGTGGATTTTTTTACATATCCTTGAATTCTTTCTTGTCTGTTAACTTGTGACTGTCATTGCTTCAGAACTTAGATATGATGacattttctttgagaatttactTATAAAAGAGAAGTTAAATCCCTTGTCCACTAAGAAAGTGAACATACAAGGTGGGCAGGCTGGATGGGAATGGACCAGAGAAGCAGGCCCATGCCTCATCCAAGATGCAGACTCTGTATATGTCTGTGGGTAGCACTTGACTATACAACCTGGCCACTGAGGCACACTAGAGACATGTCCATCACACATTTCTCAGAACACTCTGTGACTGTTCATCATTATAGCCCCAGCCACCAGCAACAGGGCTCAGCTTCACCTAGACCAACAGAATGGTCCAAATATGATCTGGCAGTAGCCAGCCATCCTTCAAGCTATCAGGAGCCTTGACTATTTTGGATTCAGCAGCTGAGCAGCAGCTCCACCTAAGAAACATCTCAGACACAGAAGACTCACCTGACTGGTGTGTTATATGACCTCTATCCTCCTCCTATCAAGTGACGCTGGAATGAGAGAGATCAGTTTCGTAGCTTCTGCTTTGGGCAACTAGGATGAGAAATTTATCCATGTGTTCTGGCATCACTTCCTGCAGCCACATTTAAGGGATGACAGCATAGGCCTGGAGAGAAATGGAGCTGTGTTCCTCCAGTAGCCTGCATGCCATGCCACAGAAGCTGGTTGCACCAGGTCTGATCCAGGACTTGGAATGGCCATGTCCGAGAGGAGCAATAAAACAAGATCAGAGGGCAAGAAGCCATTCTGACAGTCCATATAGCACAGAAATTGAAACTGATCACCCTGCAGTTGGGCTTTGCTTCAGGTAGCCCCCTTTAGGAGAAACAGCAGGTGGGGAAGATAGCCACCCCAAGGCTGTGGCCTGAGTTTCCAGTTGTGCCCTGAGGGGTGTTGGAAGGCCAGAAAATGTGCCCTTATTGCAGCCTAGTAAGGGAGGTTGGGCTCTCCAAGGGGCATAGCCTAGAAGGGTTCCCAGCCCATCCTGGGAAGCAAGGTCTGACTGATAATGACCTCTATGATCTTGGCCAGAAGGGCCTCTCTAATGCCCGCAGGCCACCAGAGTGGCTCTGTGGGTCTTCTCCAGGCTGAGAGAAGCCAACAGCAATTGCTGCACAGCAACTCCTATTGCTCTGTGGGCTCAGTTCTGGTGGTTTCTTGTGAATTGGTCTGGACCCACTTCTTTCTGTTATTACTCTTCTCATTGTGAGCTGTTAGGACATGTTTTGTACAACTATTGGGTAAGGAATGTTGACATCAAAGGGGACAAATCTGGCACCTTTGCCTTGAAGGAAATGCCATCTCTTGTTCATTTGCTCATCATTTGTCAAGGTTGACAAAAGGTATTATTGAAGTCTAGAGTAGCACTAACTCAGAAGCCAGCAGTGTGATCACTGTCCAGGGCATGCCCTAGGACCTGACATCTCTTCACATCCCTTCCTGCCCTAATTTGCTTTTTTCTAGTTTggattctgtaatttttttctcgaACAAATCCTTGTTTTAGAGTTAACACTATAAACCAGCATTCTTTCCATGACTATTATTGGATCAGCTTTTAAATGGTGTTGGTGGTGAAATGCCCACTCTTTCTCCAAACACAATCAGTGTATGGCTTTAACACGTGGCCCATAGTTGCATCCGTTGCCTTGGGTAATGTGGGGGTGGTTTTCTGTGGACCCTCTAGGTGTACTGCTATGTTCCATGCAAATGTGAGCAAGCTTCTTGCAGTGTGTGCTTGTCTATGCATCCATGTATCTACCTCATTGCACTTTTCTTTCTAACCACATATATTCTTGAAAGGGAAAAGATAGCAGCTAGATTACATAGAATTCTGGCTCCCTGTAGAGATCCATCCCTTTACCATATtaagaaagaaaccctgtgtggCTTTTATTAGAGTTTGTAATACTtgctgaaatttttttaaaaagcaaatgtttaCCACTTAGCTGCTTATTATGATTAACTCTATCAATTAGTTGTATTATGTCAGTTAGTTGTATAATACCCACTCTTGAATTTACAGAATAATCCCCACCAGATCACAGTGTGAGCATCTCTCTCCCATGATACTGCAgtctgtgtgtttggtttttgtacTTGAAGTGGCATAACACCTGACCTGCCTGCAGCCCTGGGTTGTGGCCCTGTTGTGTGCCACATGAGTCACCACTCCACTTTTGGGACACATTAATTAAGCCAATCCCAGACACTTGATGCAAAGGCAGAAACCAGCAGTCAGACCTGATTGGAGAAGATGGACTTGGCCTTTTAGGCATGTGAAATGCAAAAGAGGAAGCCGAAGCCTGTGGTTGGTATTGGACCATAGAGGGAGGCACAGGTATTTCAAGGAATTGCCCCTTTGAGTAGAACCATAGTGGAGATCTACATGTTCCTGCTGTCCTGCCCAGAGCTACTTGGGTCCCACTCTGAGGGAGGCCTGGATATATGTTCCTGGATTACTGGCAGCTGCCTGCATCAGTCTATGTGTGTCCTAAGCACATACTTCCTCCCATTTGCCTTGAGCCAGCTTGAGTGGGTCTGTGCTTTTTGAAATTTGCCAAGAACCAATTGCATTTGAGAATTGGGTGGCTTCCTGAGAAGACTTGTATTGCTGGCTTTCCTTACATTCTGTCTACCCAGCATTCCTGGCCTAAATTCCAGTTTGATTGACATGAACACCTGTTTAATTGTGGTACTGTATTCTGTTCACTAAGATGGGTAGAACGCTATGCCTTTTAGTCTCCAGGTTTAACCCATGATCTTCTGTATGAGTGTAGTTCCTTTTCCAAACAGCATTTGACTCATAAAATGAGCTCATTGTAGCCTGTTCTACTATTTTGGAAGTGTTTTACTGTTTCCAGCGAACCTGCTAGATCGGGGGATTGATAACAACTCTATTCCTAGTGTGCTTACATTCTGTAGTTTGCATTATGTTGGT includes:
- the Znf275 gene encoding zinc finger protein 275, with the protein product MSHPCVSLLAPPAPQGLALPQDGAPGNQVLAVPLEMPEAQGLVSFDIVPWHLTEQEWLSLSLEQQALAYSRDVTSIGVPVVSPALVSHLSQGQVLLVSDPSLSTDHTEHAESTSVTSHQKMGEEAQLQEMASTSSPRANDPSAEVKQNGDSGGRGGSPQSLPIEHHFACKECGDTFRLKVLLVQHQRVHSEEKGWECGDCGKVFRGVSEFNEHRKSHAALAAQHGPGPSKALEDALEKREQMEREAKPFECEECGKRFKKNAGLSQHLRVHSREKPFDCEECGQSFKANTHLFRHQKLHTSEKPFACKACSRDFLDRQELLKHQRMHTGHLPFDCDDCGKSFRGINGLAEHQRIHSGAKPYGCPHCGKLFRRSSELTKHRRIHTGEKPYECSQCGKAFRQSSSLLEHTRIHSGERPYACGECSKAFRGPSDLIKHRRIHSGLKPYECDTCGKAFRRSSGLSRHRRIHSGARHCECSECGRVFKRRSALQKHQPSHRE